A part of Sulfurifustis variabilis genomic DNA contains:
- a CDS encoding Tll0287-like domain-containing protein has product MKYPTRSLRLALVAAASTVAVAGCSASGSKSEGGITPQAMTDALHTVLETDRTVYTKLIVNRLQNEEKIIKASEHWKEDKALVLPAQMFRAGAEMVRDKGATFSYSLLSLWPVNKQNAPKTEAEKAGLQYIIDKKGENYYAKEKLGDKTYFTAVYPDYAVAPACVTCHNEHKDSPRTDFRIGDVMGGVVIRIPIDA; this is encoded by the coding sequence ATGAAATATCCCACCCGTTCCCTGCGACTCGCGCTGGTCGCGGCCGCCTCGACCGTTGCGGTAGCCGGATGCAGCGCCTCCGGCTCGAAGAGCGAGGGAGGCATCACGCCGCAGGCCATGACCGACGCGCTGCACACGGTGCTCGAGACCGACCGCACGGTGTACACGAAGCTGATCGTCAACCGCCTTCAGAACGAGGAAAAGATCATCAAGGCGAGCGAGCACTGGAAGGAAGACAAGGCGCTGGTGCTCCCGGCGCAGATGTTCCGCGCCGGCGCCGAGATGGTGCGCGACAAGGGGGCGACGTTCAGCTACTCGCTGCTGTCGCTGTGGCCGGTGAACAAGCAGAACGCGCCGAAGACCGAGGCCGAGAAGGCCGGCCTTCAGTACATCATCGACAAGAAAGGGGAGAACTATTACGCGAAGGAGAAGCTCGGGGACAAGACGTACTTCACGGCCGTCTATCCCGACTATGCCGTCGCCCCGGCGTGCGTGACCTGCCACAACGAGCACAAGGACAGCCCGCGGACCGACTTCAGGATCGGCGACGTGATGGGCGGAGTCGTGATCCGCATCCCGATCGATGCGTGA
- a CDS encoding cytochrome c3 family protein, with protein sequence MAARSRIGWWIAALALAVALSGYLAARLVWADKTVFTPGTMIDGHYQIEKACEVCHTPFGGVKQAACVACHGTELEAVKDSHPKSKFDDPRNAELLETIDARRCITCHTEHRPQRTRAMGVTLPEDLCVHCHAEVGAERPSHANLAFDTCASAGCHNYHDNSALYEDFLVKHRDRPATLAPARLGMRDLRNWMQAAGIARRPPLDAADHDAPADRVTDAKLLEDWRATAHARAGVNCRDCHRGPDASAASAWVDRPAPAVCAGCHSEEREGFEAGRHGMRLKQQLPPMRPREARLPMHADAADRELGCTSCHGAHAFDTRTAAAESCLGCHDDDHSRAYRGSAHARLWSAELRGEAAAGSGVSCATCHLPRTPRKAGGVETQVRVEHNQNANLRPNEKMVRGVCLACHGLAFSIDALADPDLVRRNFAGRPAHHVTSIDMALERLSQPRQPRRPR encoded by the coding sequence ATGGCTGCGAGAAGTCGCATCGGATGGTGGATCGCGGCGCTGGCGCTCGCGGTCGCGCTGAGCGGCTATCTCGCCGCGCGGCTGGTGTGGGCCGACAAGACCGTGTTCACCCCGGGCACGATGATCGACGGCCACTACCAGATCGAGAAGGCGTGCGAGGTTTGCCACACGCCCTTCGGCGGCGTGAAGCAGGCTGCCTGCGTCGCGTGTCACGGCACCGAGCTCGAGGCGGTCAAGGACTCGCACCCGAAGTCGAAGTTCGACGACCCGCGCAACGCCGAACTGCTGGAGACGATCGACGCCCGCCGGTGCATCACCTGCCACACCGAGCACCGGCCGCAGCGCACGCGCGCCATGGGCGTTACGCTGCCGGAGGACCTGTGCGTGCATTGTCATGCCGAGGTGGGCGCGGAGCGGCCCTCGCACGCGAACCTCGCCTTCGATACCTGCGCCTCCGCCGGTTGTCACAACTACCACGACAACTCGGCGCTCTACGAGGACTTCCTCGTCAAGCACCGCGATCGGCCGGCTACGCTCGCGCCCGCGCGGCTCGGCATGCGCGATCTGCGCAACTGGATGCAGGCGGCCGGCATCGCGCGCCGCCCGCCGCTCGACGCCGCCGACCACGACGCGCCGGCGGACAGGGTCACCGACGCGAAGCTGCTCGAAGACTGGAGGGCAACCGCTCACGCGCGCGCCGGCGTCAACTGCCGCGACTGCCATCGCGGCCCCGACGCTTCGGCGGCGAGCGCATGGGTCGACCGGCCGGCGCCGGCGGTTTGCGCAGGCTGCCACAGCGAGGAGCGCGAGGGCTTCGAGGCCGGCAGGCACGGCATGCGCTTGAAACAGCAGCTGCCCCCGATGCGCCCGCGCGAGGCGCGCCTTCCCATGCACGCCGATGCCGCGGACCGCGAGCTCGGCTGCACCAGCTGCCACGGCGCCCACGCGTTCGACACGCGCACCGCCGCGGCGGAGTCCTGCCTCGGCTGCCACGACGACGACCACAGCCGCGCCTATCGGGGCTCGGCGCATGCCCGGCTGTGGAGCGCCGAGCTTCGTGGCGAGGCCGCGGCGGGCAGCGGCGTCTCCTGCGCCACCTGCCACCTGCCGCGCACGCCCCGCAAGGCGGGCGGCGTCGAGACCCAGGTACGGGTCGAGCACAACCAGAACGCCAACCTGCGGCCGAACGAGAAGATGGTCCGCGGCGTCTGCCTCGCCTGCCACGGCCTCGCGTTCTCGATCGACGCGCTGGCCGACCCGGACCTGGTCCGGCGCAACTTCGCCGGCCGCCCGGCGCACCACGTGACGAGCATCGACATGGCGCTCGAGCGCCTTTCCCAACCCCGTCAACCCAGGAGACCACGATGA
- a CDS encoding FAD-dependent oxidoreductase, with translation MPALPRPAEPAPTAAGPAPIVIVGTGPVGMRVAAELLRRDPYCPIVLYGDEPWEPYQRVRLSALLMGEIGWSGVANPLALPGDHRVVQRHHCPVLAIDRERRRVRDAAGREQAYRALVLATGSRPHVPRIAGIERAGVYTFRDMSDVQRLMARSVRTRTTVVLGGGLLGIEAARALRRRRTDVVVVQHAGRLMNRHLDPPAAALLKRHVEGLGIRVVLADGVRDVLGGRAVEGVRLLSGSELACDTLVLATGIRPNIELALAAGLSVGRGIRVDDAMRTIDPAIYAVGECAEHRGQVIGLVAPGLEQAAVAAHRILGADARFEARMSPAQLKVVGLPVFSMGEVGDDENPSAHRAVVHARPGAGVHRRLVLARNRIVGAVAVGDWSELPRLQEAITHRRRLGPMQLWRFRREGVLWGDGNADAVADWPANATVCNCAGVTRAALTSAIARGCRTVEQLGASTSAGTVCGSCRPLLARLLGAQAPATPRAGTRAMAAVAASTLLLLALFIWPGPLPHDATVQGGWKPEVLWTDAVWKQASGYTLLAIAAGAIPLSLRKRWARLRVGDYGGWRLAHAGLGVAALVVVALHTGLHAGSHLNFWLLLCFLALTKLGSLAAAAVALEGVPSRWSRRARSVSTLLHIVCTWPLPPLLAFHVLSVYYF, from the coding sequence ATGCCGGCGTTGCCGCGGCCGGCTGAGCCGGCGCCGACCGCGGCCGGCCCGGCGCCGATCGTCATTGTCGGCACCGGGCCGGTCGGGATGCGCGTGGCCGCGGAGCTGCTGCGGCGCGACCCGTACTGCCCGATCGTGCTCTACGGCGACGAGCCGTGGGAGCCGTATCAGCGCGTCCGGCTGTCGGCGCTGCTGATGGGCGAGATCGGCTGGAGCGGCGTGGCGAACCCGCTGGCGCTGCCGGGGGACCACCGCGTGGTGCAGCGTCATCACTGCCCGGTGCTCGCGATCGACCGCGAGCGCCGCCGCGTGCGCGACGCCGCGGGGCGCGAGCAGGCGTATCGCGCGCTCGTGCTGGCGACCGGTTCGCGCCCGCACGTGCCGCGGATCGCGGGCATCGAGCGTGCCGGCGTGTACACCTTTCGCGACATGAGCGACGTGCAGCGGCTCATGGCGCGCAGTGTACGTACCCGCACCACGGTCGTGCTCGGCGGCGGCCTGCTCGGGATCGAGGCGGCCCGGGCGCTGCGACGACGGCGCACCGACGTCGTCGTGGTGCAGCATGCGGGGCGGCTCATGAACCGCCATCTCGATCCGCCGGCGGCCGCCCTGCTGAAGCGGCACGTCGAGGGACTCGGGATCCGCGTCGTGCTCGCCGACGGCGTGCGCGACGTGCTCGGCGGGCGGGCGGTGGAGGGCGTGCGCCTGCTGAGCGGCTCGGAGCTCGCGTGCGATACGCTCGTGCTCGCGACCGGCATCCGGCCGAACATCGAGCTCGCCCTCGCCGCGGGCCTGAGCGTCGGGCGCGGCATCCGGGTGGACGACGCCATGCGCACGATCGATCCCGCGATCTACGCGGTCGGGGAATGCGCCGAGCACCGTGGCCAGGTCATCGGACTGGTGGCGCCGGGCCTCGAGCAGGCGGCCGTGGCGGCGCATCGCATTCTCGGCGCGGACGCGCGCTTCGAGGCGCGGATGTCCCCGGCGCAGCTCAAGGTGGTCGGCCTGCCCGTGTTCAGCATGGGCGAGGTCGGCGACGACGAGAACCCGAGCGCGCACCGCGCGGTCGTCCACGCGCGGCCTGGAGCAGGCGTGCACCGCCGGCTCGTGCTCGCGCGGAACCGGATCGTGGGCGCGGTCGCCGTCGGCGACTGGTCGGAGCTTCCCCGGCTGCAGGAAGCGATCACCCACCGCCGCCGGCTGGGCCCGATGCAGTTATGGCGCTTCCGCCGCGAAGGCGTGCTGTGGGGCGACGGAAACGCGGACGCCGTGGCCGACTGGCCGGCGAACGCCACCGTCTGCAACTGCGCCGGAGTGACGCGCGCAGCGCTGACGTCGGCGATCGCCCGGGGTTGCCGCACGGTCGAGCAACTCGGCGCGTCGACCTCGGCCGGGACGGTATGCGGCTCCTGCCGTCCGCTGCTCGCCCGGCTCCTGGGCGCCCAGGCTCCGGCGACGCCGCGGGCGGGCACGCGCGCGATGGCGGCCGTCGCCGCCTCGACGCTGCTCCTGCTGGCGCTGTTCATCTGGCCCGGGCCGCTCCCGCACGACGCGACGGTGCAGGGCGGGTGGAAGCCCGAGGTGCTGTGGACCGACGCCGTGTGGAAGCAGGCGAGCGGCTACACGCTCCTCGCCATCGCGGCAGGGGCGATCCCGCTGTCGCTGCGCAAGCGCTGGGCGCGCTTGCGCGTCGGCGACTACGGCGGGTGGCGGCTCGCCCACGCCGGCCTCGGCGTCGCGGCGCTCGTCGTCGTCGCGCTGCATACGGGCCTGCACGCCGGCAGCCATCTCAATTTCTGGCTCCTGCTGTGCTTCCTGGCGCTGACGAAGCTCGGGTCGCTCGCGGCCGCCGCGGTGGCGCTGGAGGGGGTGCCGAGCCGCTGGAGTCGGCGCGCGCGTTCGGTGAGCACGCTGCTGCACATCGTGTGCACCTGGCCGCTCCCGCCGCTGCTCGCGTTCCACGTCCTCTCGGTCTACTACTTCTGA
- a CDS encoding globin family protein: protein MTPKQKLLVQATFTQVAPIADQAAALFYRRLFELDPSLKALFRGDMREQGAKLMRMIAMAVNGLDRMSELVPVVQDLGRRHVAYGVTAAHYETVGAALLWTLGQGLGPSFTPEVREAWGAVYGVLAQTMIDAAYGEPSHAGVAAAG, encoded by the coding sequence ATGACACCGAAACAGAAGTTGCTGGTCCAGGCGACCTTCACGCAGGTCGCCCCCATCGCCGACCAGGCGGCGGCGCTTTTCTACCGACGGCTGTTCGAGCTCGATCCGTCGCTGAAGGCGCTGTTTCGCGGTGACATGAGGGAGCAGGGCGCGAAGCTCATGCGCATGATCGCCATGGCGGTCAACGGCCTGGACCGGATGAGCGAGCTCGTGCCGGTGGTCCAGGACCTCGGGCGGCGCCATGTCGCCTACGGGGTCACCGCCGCGCACTACGAGACGGTCGGCGCCGCGCTGCTGTGGACGCTCGGGCAGGGCCTGGGCCCGAGCTTCACGCCCGAGGTGCGGGAAGCCTGGGGCGCCGTCTACGGCGTTCTCGCGCAGACCATGATCGATGCGGCCTACGGCGAGCCGAGCCATGCCGGCGTTGCCGCGGCCGGCTGA
- a CDS encoding ANTAR domain-containing response regulator: protein MTAAKLRVMLVDDDRGRAALLTQALADSGCEVVARAGKNEDVLARVRHADPDVILIDMELPDRDTLEHMRSISRDRPRPVVMFAERSDRATAEAAIKAGVSAYVVDGLSPARIRPILEVAIARFREFQAMRTELEQARSQLADRKIVERAKGILMQKRGMSEDEAYKALRKLAMDRNKRLIDIAESVIAAAELLA from the coding sequence ATGACGGCAGCGAAACTGAGGGTGATGCTCGTGGACGACGACCGCGGCCGCGCCGCCTTGCTGACGCAGGCGCTGGCCGATTCCGGCTGCGAGGTCGTCGCGCGCGCGGGAAAGAACGAGGACGTGCTCGCCCGCGTCAGGCACGCCGACCCGGACGTCATCCTGATCGACATGGAGCTTCCGGACCGCGACACCCTCGAGCACATGCGCTCGATCAGCCGCGACCGGCCGCGCCCCGTCGTGATGTTCGCGGAACGAAGCGACCGCGCGACGGCGGAGGCGGCGATCAAGGCCGGCGTCAGCGCGTACGTCGTGGACGGGCTCAGTCCCGCCCGCATCAGGCCGATCCTGGAAGTCGCCATCGCGCGCTTCCGCGAGTTCCAGGCGATGCGGACCGAGCTCGAGCAAGCGCGCTCGCAGCTCGCCGACCGCAAGATCGTCGAGCGCGCCAAGGGCATCCTCATGCAGAAGCGGGGGATGTCGGAGGACGAGGCGTACAAGGCGCTGCGCAAGCTGGCCATGGACCGCAACAAGCGCCTGATCGACATCGCCGAAAGCGTGATCGCCGCGGCCGAGCTGCTCGCCTAG
- a CDS encoding ABCB family ABC transporter ATP-binding protein/permease, which yields MKLRHYGPPPKDRNDWKTIRSLIPYLLEFKGRVALALLFLAAAKVANVSVPLVLKEIVDAFEQRQALLMLPVFLFVAYGLLRLGNSLFGELRDVVFVKVLQRSIRRVALKVFEHLHRLSLRFHLERQTGGVSRDIERGAAGIRFLLNFMLFNILPTILEIGFVAAILLVKYNPWFAIVTLATLVVYIGFTLWVTEWRMIFRRTMNEMDSKANTRAIDSLINYETVKYFNNEGYESRRYDETLQAWEKAAIRNQTSLSLLNTGQSFVIAGGVTVLMLMAGHGVMTGTMTIGDLVLVNAFLIQLYTPLHFLGFVYREIRHSLADMERMFGLLDRFPEVPDDPDAPDLAVTRAEVRFEHVDFSYEPDRQILHDVDFVIPSGHKLAVVGASGGGKSTLARLLFRFYDVSRGRILIDGQDIRRVSQRSLRAHIGIVPQDTVLFNDTIYYNIAYGRPEATREEIVQAAKHAHIHHFIESLPKGYDTVVGERGLKLSGGEKQRVAIARTILKRPRILVFDEATSALDSVAEKAIQQNLAEIAAGHTTLVIAHRLSTIMDADQILVMEAGRIVERGTHAELLARAGAYARLWNLQLKEELERPRRAVGNGIVSAP from the coding sequence GTGAAGCTTCGCCACTACGGACCGCCGCCCAAAGATCGCAACGACTGGAAGACCATCCGCTCGCTGATTCCCTACCTGCTCGAGTTCAAGGGGCGGGTGGCGCTGGCGCTGTTGTTCCTCGCGGCGGCGAAGGTCGCGAACGTCTCGGTCCCGCTCGTGCTGAAGGAGATCGTCGACGCCTTCGAGCAGCGACAGGCGCTGCTCATGCTCCCCGTCTTCCTGTTCGTCGCCTACGGCCTGCTGCGGCTCGGCAACTCGCTCTTCGGGGAGCTGCGCGACGTGGTGTTCGTGAAGGTGCTGCAGCGCTCGATCCGGCGCGTGGCGCTCAAGGTCTTCGAGCACCTGCACAGGCTCTCCCTGCGCTTCCACCTCGAGCGCCAGACCGGCGGGGTGTCGCGCGACATCGAGCGCGGCGCGGCGGGCATCCGGTTCCTGCTCAACTTCATGCTGTTCAACATCCTGCCGACGATCCTCGAGATCGGTTTCGTCGCCGCGATCCTGCTCGTCAAGTACAACCCGTGGTTCGCGATCGTCACCCTCGCCACGCTCGTCGTGTACATCGGCTTCACGCTCTGGGTCACCGAATGGCGCATGATCTTCCGGCGCACCATGAACGAGATGGATTCGAAGGCCAACACCCGGGCGATCGACTCGCTGATCAACTACGAGACGGTCAAGTACTTCAACAACGAGGGCTACGAGTCGCGGCGCTACGACGAGACCCTGCAGGCGTGGGAGAAGGCGGCGATCCGCAACCAGACGTCGTTGTCGCTGCTCAACACCGGACAGAGCTTCGTCATCGCGGGAGGCGTCACGGTCCTGATGCTCATGGCGGGCCACGGCGTGATGACCGGGACCATGACCATCGGCGACCTGGTGCTGGTCAACGCCTTCCTGATCCAGCTCTACACGCCGCTGCACTTCCTGGGGTTCGTCTACCGCGAGATCCGCCACTCGCTCGCCGACATGGAGCGCATGTTCGGCCTGCTCGACCGTTTCCCCGAGGTCCCGGACGACCCGGACGCGCCCGACCTGGCCGTCACCCGCGCCGAGGTGCGCTTCGAGCACGTGGATTTCTCCTACGAGCCGGACCGGCAGATCCTGCACGACGTGGACTTCGTGATCCCCTCCGGCCACAAGCTCGCGGTGGTCGGCGCGAGCGGCGGGGGCAAGTCCACGCTCGCGCGCCTGCTGTTCCGCTTCTACGACGTGTCCCGGGGGCGCATCCTGATCGACGGGCAGGACATCCGCCGGGTCTCGCAGAGGAGCCTGCGCGCGCACATCGGGATCGTCCCGCAGGACACCGTGCTCTTCAACGACACGATCTACTACAACATCGCCTACGGCCGGCCCGAGGCGACGCGCGAGGAAATCGTCCAGGCGGCGAAGCACGCGCACATCCACCACTTCATCGAGTCGCTGCCGAAGGGCTACGACACCGTCGTCGGCGAACGGGGGCTGAAGCTCTCCGGCGGCGAGAAGCAGCGGGTCGCGATCGCGCGCACCATTCTGAAACGGCCGCGCATCCTGGTCTTCGACGAGGCCACCTCGGCGCTCGACTCGGTCGCGGAAAAGGCGATCCAGCAGAACCTGGCCGAGATCGCCGCGGGGCACACGACCCTGGTGATCGCCCATCGCCTGTCGACGATCATGGACGCCGATCAGATCCTGGTGATGGAGGCCGGCCGCATCGTCGAGCGCGGAACCCACGCCGAGCTCCTCGCGCGCGCGGGCGCCTACGCCCGCCTCTGGAACCTGCAGCTCAAGGAGGAGCTGGAACGTCCCCGGCGCGCCGTGGGCAACGGCATCGTCTCGGCGCCGTAG
- the nhaA gene encoding Na+/H+ antiporter NhaA, giving the protein MDTGNSRLHPPPDPASDHALGEPTADITLVEYGSFRCPFCRAAHEVIADLHDRFGDRMRYVFRHRPLAGDDLARQAAELAEYAQETTGQYWSAHDAMMKKGPALAAADLASVAEQLGLPPRDAATDEAWRRARAKVERDIASGRASGAHVSPTFYINGRRYEGPWDENTLAEAMLGSLGHRLQTAALDFARWAPSAGLLLLTMTFLAIAAVNSPLGVAYEALWRQPVGLVAGAGAFRMPLHAWVNDGLLTIFFLVVGLEIKRELTVGRLASRRVAALPVAAAGGGMLVPATIYLLIAPPEHATGWAIPTTTDTAFAVAVIALLGRRVPVELRIFLTAAVIVDDLVAIALVAVFYSGHIEGAYVAGAFAATALLVLFNKSGIYGPLPYALLGVVLWSCLHAAGLHPTLAGVIVAVATPTRPPPNLRALMAQGEAVLHHELASAREQVLRHGPSEPTLRALDAIHDRIESPAAKLLRSVEPWSSYLVLPLFALANAGLVVSMDVIGGHESLILAVVLGLVLGKPIGMILAAWLAVRAGLAVKPAAYSWRQLAGAGALAGIGFTMSLYIAAKAFPDPADFAAAKMAVFVASLMSAALGSALLRRRGRDDPYKAAS; this is encoded by the coding sequence ATGGACACCGGCAACAGCAGACTGCATCCGCCGCCCGACCCCGCGTCGGATCACGCGCTGGGCGAGCCGACGGCCGACATCACGCTCGTCGAGTACGGCAGCTTCCGCTGCCCGTTCTGCCGCGCGGCCCACGAGGTCATCGCCGACCTGCACGATCGCTTCGGCGACCGGATGCGCTACGTGTTCCGCCACCGTCCGCTCGCCGGCGACGACCTCGCCCGGCAGGCGGCGGAGCTCGCCGAGTACGCGCAGGAGACCACCGGACAGTACTGGTCCGCGCACGACGCAATGATGAAAAAGGGGCCGGCTCTGGCCGCGGCCGATCTGGCGTCCGTCGCGGAGCAGCTCGGCCTGCCTCCGCGGGACGCCGCCACGGACGAGGCGTGGCGGCGTGCCCGCGCCAAAGTCGAGCGGGACATCGCGAGCGGTCGGGCCAGCGGGGCGCACGTGTCCCCGACGTTCTACATCAACGGCCGGCGCTACGAGGGGCCGTGGGACGAGAACACGCTCGCCGAGGCGATGCTCGGCTCGCTCGGGCACCGGCTGCAGACGGCCGCTCTCGACTTCGCGCGCTGGGCGCCGTCGGCCGGCCTGCTGCTCCTGACCATGACGTTCCTGGCCATCGCCGCCGTCAACTCTCCGCTCGGGGTGGCGTACGAGGCACTGTGGCGGCAACCGGTCGGTCTCGTCGCCGGGGCCGGGGCATTCCGCATGCCGCTGCACGCGTGGGTCAACGACGGCCTGCTGACGATCTTCTTCCTGGTCGTCGGCCTCGAGATCAAGCGCGAGCTCACGGTGGGCCGCCTGGCCTCCCGCCGCGTCGCGGCGCTTCCGGTCGCCGCCGCCGGCGGCGGCATGCTCGTCCCGGCGACGATCTACCTGCTGATCGCCCCGCCGGAACACGCGACCGGTTGGGCCATCCCGACGACCACGGACACCGCCTTCGCCGTCGCGGTGATCGCGCTGCTGGGGCGCCGCGTCCCGGTCGAGCTGCGCATCTTCCTGACCGCGGCGGTGATCGTGGACGATCTCGTCGCCATCGCGCTCGTCGCCGTGTTCTACTCGGGGCACATCGAGGGCGCGTACGTGGCCGGCGCGTTCGCCGCCACCGCGCTGCTCGTGCTCTTCAACAAGTCCGGCATCTACGGCCCGCTGCCGTACGCGCTGCTCGGCGTCGTCCTGTGGTCCTGCCTGCACGCCGCCGGGCTGCATCCGACGCTCGCCGGCGTGATCGTCGCGGTCGCGACGCCGACGCGGCCGCCTCCCAACCTGCGCGCGCTGATGGCCCAGGGCGAAGCGGTGCTGCACCACGAGCTCGCCAGCGCCCGGGAGCAGGTGCTCCGGCACGGGCCTTCGGAGCCGACGCTGCGCGCGCTCGACGCGATCCACGACCGGATCGAGTCGCCGGCGGCCAAGCTGCTTCGGTCCGTGGAGCCGTGGTCCAGCTACCTCGTGCTGCCCCTGTTCGCGCTCGCGAACGCCGGCCTCGTCGTGTCGATGGACGTGATCGGGGGGCACGAGAGCCTGATCCTCGCCGTCGTGCTCGGGCTCGTGCTGGGCAAGCCTATTGGCATGATCCTCGCCGCCTGGCTCGCGGTGCGCGCGGGTCTCGCGGTCAAACCGGCGGCCTACTCGTGGCGGCAGCTCGCCGGCGCCGGCGCGCTCGCGGGGATCGGCTTCACGATGTCGCTCTACATCGCCGCCAAGGCCTTCCCGGACCCGGCGGACTTCGCCGCCGCGAAGATGGCCGTCTTCGTCGCCAGCCTGATGTCGGCGGCGCTGGGCAGCGCACTGCTCCGGCGGCGCGGCAGGGATGACCCTTATAAAGCCGCCAGCTAA
- a CDS encoding M14 family metallopeptidase, which produces MLNVLDHLPAGLLDVPPAELHRVLPGPTLIHLPGRRSQPLFASVLLHGNEDTGWEALRVFLREHGARELPRAFSVFIGNVAAAGRRRRFLEGQPDYNRIWTDVPGTEHLPERAMTREVLDRMRALDVFASVDIHNNTGLNPHYACVRRLDPRFLQLATLFSRTVVYYRKPDGVQAEAFSDWCPAVTAECGQPGQPHGVEHAADFLRACLNLAEIPSHPVAGHDIDLYHTVAIVKVPDEASVGLEPDADIRLTADLDHLNFRELPANTVLARLRPGSGARLRVYDENGRDVADRYLRVVDDEIRTAVPVMPSMFTLNVTAIRQDCLGYLMERPGTPAALVGAAEAATE; this is translated from the coding sequence ATGCTGAACGTGCTCGACCATCTCCCCGCCGGGCTGCTGGACGTGCCCCCGGCCGAGCTTCATCGGGTCCTGCCCGGTCCGACCCTGATCCACCTCCCCGGTCGCCGGTCCCAGCCGCTCTTCGCCTCGGTGCTGCTGCACGGAAACGAGGACACCGGCTGGGAGGCGCTGCGTGTCTTCCTGCGCGAGCACGGCGCCCGCGAGCTGCCCCGCGCGTTCTCGGTGTTCATCGGCAATGTCGCCGCCGCGGGCCGGCGCCGGCGCTTTCTCGAAGGCCAGCCGGACTACAACCGCATCTGGACCGACGTGCCGGGGACCGAGCATCTGCCCGAGCGCGCGATGACGCGGGAGGTGCTGGATCGCATGCGCGCGCTCGACGTCTTCGCGAGCGTCGACATCCACAACAACACCGGCCTGAATCCGCATTACGCCTGCGTGCGCCGCCTCGACCCCCGTTTTCTTCAGCTCGCCACGCTGTTCTCCCGTACCGTCGTGTACTACCGCAAACCGGACGGCGTGCAGGCGGAGGCGTTCTCCGACTGGTGCCCGGCGGTCACGGCGGAGTGCGGCCAGCCGGGGCAGCCTCACGGCGTCGAGCACGCGGCGGACTTCCTCCGTGCCTGCCTCAACCTCGCCGAGATCCCGTCGCACCCGGTCGCCGGGCACGACATCGACCTCTATCACACGGTCGCGATCGTCAAGGTGCCGGACGAGGCGAGCGTGGGCCTGGAGCCGGACGCCGACATCCGGCTGACGGCGGATCTCGATCACCTCAACTTCCGCGAGCTGCCGGCGAACACCGTGCTGGCCCGCCTGCGCCCGGGCAGCGGCGCGCGACTGCGCGTCTACGACGAAAACGGGCGCGACGTCGCCGACCGGTACCTGCGCGTCGTCGACGACGAAATCCGCACCGCCGTGCCGGTCATGCCGTCGATGTTCACGCTCAACGTGACCGCCATCCGGCAGGACTGTCTGGGGTACCTGATGGAGCGGCCCGGCACGCCGGCCGCGCTCGTCGGCGCCGCCGAGGCCGCAACCGAATGA